The proteins below come from a single Mycolicibacterium sp. TY81 genomic window:
- a CDS encoding thioredoxin domain-containing protein, protein MRLPRLILASATALALLAGSTGCGRTVTGSALRDPDLPGVALTADGFGIIAGRPDAPAQIEVYTEPQCTHCAHLQDTDGPELKSLIALGLLTVTYRPVTFLDTEYGYSAKVANAMFLAAAHGTSAPALQAYVATLWGHQNPGGSAPSDGQLAGWAADAGVSAEAVATIQFGEHAVDTDEMTITNETRLQEIRDGDAGTPTVYDLTGNTVVDIQEDGWLAKLTAGRQT, encoded by the coding sequence ATGCGTCTACCTCGGCTGATCCTCGCTTCGGCCACCGCGCTGGCCCTCCTCGCCGGGTCAACCGGCTGTGGCCGTACCGTCACCGGATCGGCACTCCGGGACCCGGATCTGCCAGGCGTCGCGCTCACCGCGGACGGCTTCGGCATCATCGCCGGCCGCCCCGACGCCCCGGCGCAGATCGAGGTGTACACCGAGCCGCAGTGCACCCACTGCGCCCACCTGCAGGACACCGACGGTCCGGAGCTGAAGAGCCTGATCGCCCTCGGCCTGCTGACCGTCACCTACCGCCCGGTGACGTTCCTGGACACCGAGTACGGCTATTCGGCCAAGGTGGCCAACGCGATGTTCCTGGCCGCCGCGCACGGCACGTCGGCGCCGGCGCTGCAGGCGTACGTCGCGACGCTGTGGGGCCACCAGAATCCGGGAGGGTCGGCGCCATCGGACGGTCAGCTCGCGGGCTGGGCCGCCGATGCCGGCGTCAGCGCCGAGGCCGTGGCCACCATCCAGTTCGGTGAACACGCCGTCGACACCGACGAAATGACGATCACCAACGAGACCCGGCTGCAGGAAATCCGCGACGGCGACGCCGGCACCCCGACGGTGTACGACCTCACCGGCAACACCGTGGTGGACATCCAGGAAGACGGGTGGCTGGCCAAGCTGACCGCCGGCCGGCAGACCTAA
- a CDS encoding GlxA family transcriptional regulator, which yields MTRSVVLLGFRGVQALDVVGPFDVFTGATLQLAAMGRGHEGYAPVLAAADGGPVTTLTGLEFVAKPPPDPNEPIDTIVLPGGMGVDEARTNPAVIDWIRTAAPHARRIVSVCNGAFLAAESGLLDGCSATTHWASADKLASEFPCITVDPDPIFVRSSEQVWTAAGVTAGIDLALALVEDDYGTDVAQDVARWLVLYLRRPGGQTQFAPPVWMPRAKREPIRDVQELIEAEPGGAHSVPELARAAAMSPRHFTRTFTAEVGEPPAAYVERVRTDAARRQLTETDDTVTAIAARCGFGSAETLRRSFIRRVGVSPDQYRRTFAHARTRENAS from the coding sequence GTGACGCGATCTGTGGTGCTGCTCGGCTTCCGCGGGGTGCAGGCCCTCGATGTGGTCGGCCCCTTCGACGTGTTCACGGGAGCCACGCTGCAGCTGGCCGCGATGGGGCGCGGTCACGAGGGCTACGCGCCGGTCCTGGCCGCGGCCGACGGCGGTCCCGTCACCACGCTGACCGGGCTCGAATTCGTCGCCAAGCCGCCGCCTGACCCCAACGAGCCCATCGACACCATCGTGCTGCCCGGCGGCATGGGCGTCGACGAGGCGCGGACCAACCCGGCCGTCATCGACTGGATTCGCACCGCCGCACCCCACGCGCGCCGCATCGTCAGCGTCTGCAACGGTGCCTTCCTGGCGGCGGAGTCCGGCCTGCTCGACGGCTGCTCGGCCACCACCCACTGGGCCTCGGCGGACAAGCTCGCCAGTGAATTCCCCTGCATCACCGTCGATCCCGATCCGATCTTCGTCCGCAGCTCCGAGCAGGTGTGGACGGCGGCCGGCGTCACCGCGGGCATCGACCTGGCGCTGGCCCTCGTCGAGGACGACTACGGCACCGATGTCGCCCAGGACGTCGCTCGGTGGCTGGTGCTGTACCTGCGCCGCCCCGGTGGGCAGACGCAGTTCGCACCACCGGTGTGGATGCCGCGCGCCAAGCGCGAACCGATCCGCGATGTGCAGGAGCTCATCGAAGCCGAACCCGGCGGCGCGCACAGTGTCCCGGAGCTGGCGCGCGCCGCCGCGATGAGCCCCCGGCACTTCACCCGCACCTTCACCGCCGAAGTGGGGGAGCCGCCTGCGGCCTACGTCGAGCGCGTCCGCACCGACGCGGCCCGCCGGCAACTCACCGAGACCGACGACACCGTCACCGCCATCGCCGCCCGCTGCGGCTTCGGCAGCGCAGAAACGTTGCGCCGCAGTTTCATTCGGCGCGTCGGGGTTTCACCCGACCAGTACCGCAGGACTTTCGCGCACGCGAGGACCAGAGAAAATGCGAGCTAG
- the menD gene encoding 2-succinyl-5-enolpyruvyl-6-hydroxy-3-cyclohexene-1-carboxylic-acid synthase: MNPSTIQARVVVDELIRGGVRDVVLCPGSRNAPLAFALADADRAGRLRLHVRIDERTAGYLAVGLAVSAGSPVCIAMTSGTAVANLGPAVIEANYARVPLIVLSANRPYELLGTGANQTMEQLGYFGNQVRATISLGLAEPTADVAAANAQWRSATCRVLVAAKGSRSANAGPVQFDIPLREPLVPDAKEGTVDGSSYCPEGRPDGRPWTYTPPVTFDQPLEIDLTPDTVVIAGHGAGRHENLAHLPTVAEPTAPPADNPLHPLALSLVRPQQVIMLGRPTLHRPVSALLADPSVPVYALTTGPRWPDVSGNSQATGTRAITSGTPDPAWLAKCAEANTRAEHAVRDQLAAYELTTGLHVAAAVADGLQSGDQLVLGASNPVRDAALVGLNSHGISVRSNRGVAGIDGTVSTAIGAALAHTSGRTVALIGDLTFVHDSSGLLIGPTEPMPKALTIVVSNDNGGGIFELLEQGDPRFSDVSSRIFGTPHDVDVAALCRAYHVECRQVEADGLATALREPFEGMRVLEVKADRSTLRALHASIRAAIKAAP; the protein is encoded by the coding sequence ATGAACCCGTCGACGATTCAGGCGCGGGTCGTGGTCGACGAACTGATTCGCGGCGGCGTCCGCGATGTGGTGCTGTGCCCCGGTTCGCGTAACGCGCCGCTGGCGTTCGCGCTGGCAGACGCCGACCGCGCCGGCCGCTTGCGCCTGCATGTCCGCATCGACGAGCGCACCGCCGGGTACCTGGCCGTCGGCCTCGCGGTGTCGGCCGGCTCACCTGTGTGCATCGCGATGACGTCGGGCACCGCCGTGGCGAACCTCGGTCCGGCGGTGATCGAGGCCAACTACGCCCGCGTGCCGCTGATCGTGCTGAGCGCCAACCGGCCCTATGAACTGCTGGGCACCGGCGCCAACCAGACCATGGAGCAGCTCGGTTACTTCGGCAACCAGGTGCGGGCCACGATCAGCCTCGGCCTGGCCGAGCCGACGGCCGACGTCGCCGCGGCCAACGCGCAGTGGCGGTCGGCGACGTGCCGGGTCCTGGTGGCCGCCAAGGGTTCTCGCTCGGCCAACGCCGGCCCCGTGCAGTTCGACATCCCGCTGCGGGAGCCGCTGGTCCCGGACGCCAAAGAGGGAACGGTCGACGGCTCCTCTTATTGCCCGGAGGGGCGCCCCGACGGCAGGCCGTGGACCTACACCCCGCCCGTCACGTTCGACCAGCCCCTCGAGATCGACCTGACGCCCGACACCGTCGTCATCGCCGGCCACGGCGCGGGCCGGCACGAGAACCTCGCGCACCTGCCGACCGTCGCCGAACCGACCGCGCCGCCGGCCGACAACCCACTGCATCCGCTGGCGTTGTCACTGGTCCGGCCGCAGCAGGTGATCATGCTGGGCCGGCCCACACTGCACCGGCCGGTGTCGGCGCTGCTGGCCGACCCGTCGGTGCCCGTCTATGCCCTGACCACCGGCCCGCGCTGGCCCGACGTGTCCGGCAATTCGCAGGCCACCGGCACGCGGGCCATCACGTCGGGCACTCCCGATCCGGCCTGGCTCGCGAAGTGTGCCGAGGCCAACACCCGCGCCGAGCACGCGGTGCGGGACCAGCTGGCGGCCTACGAACTGACCACGGGCCTGCACGTCGCGGCCGCCGTCGCCGACGGGCTGCAGTCCGGCGACCAGCTGGTGCTCGGCGCCTCCAACCCGGTGCGTGACGCCGCGCTCGTCGGGCTGAATTCGCACGGCATCTCGGTGCGGTCCAACCGCGGCGTCGCCGGCATCGACGGCACGGTGTCGACGGCGATCGGCGCCGCGCTCGCCCACACGTCGGGCCGGACCGTCGCGCTCATCGGTGACCTGACCTTCGTCCACGACAGCTCGGGCCTGCTGATCGGCCCCACCGAGCCGATGCCCAAGGCGCTGACCATCGTGGTCTCCAACGACAACGGCGGCGGCATCTTCGAGCTGCTGGAGCAGGGCGATCCCCGCTTCTCCGACGTGTCGTCGCGCATCTTCGGCACCCCGCACGACGTCGACGTCGCGGCCCTGTGCCGGGCGTACCACGTCGAGTGCCGGCAGGTGGAGGCCGACGGGCTGGCCACCGCGCTGCGCGAACCGTTCGAGGGGATGCGCGTGCTGGAGGTCAAGGCCGACCGGTCCACCCTGCGGGCGCTGCACGCATCGATACGGGCGGCGATCAAGGCCGCGCCGTGA
- a CDS encoding alpha/beta fold hydrolase: protein MNLAYDERGNGEPVLFIAGRGGAGRTWHLHQVPAFQRAGFRCITFDNRGIGATENAIGFSTDQAVADTASLINKVVGGPVRVVGVSMGSFIAQELMVARPELVSSAVLMATRGREDRARKFFREAERALLAAGIELPPEVDAKNRLLENFSPKTLNDDRAVQDWIEMFTMWPTKPTPGLRAQLAVAPETNRLPAYQQIAVPVQVIGFADDVVLPPHLSKEVADAIPLGRYLEIPDAGHLGFIERPDAVNAAMLEFFAANPV from the coding sequence GTGAATCTGGCATATGACGAGCGCGGTAATGGCGAGCCGGTGCTGTTCATCGCGGGCCGCGGCGGCGCGGGCCGCACGTGGCACCTGCACCAGGTACCGGCGTTCCAGCGGGCCGGCTTCCGCTGCATCACGTTCGACAACCGCGGTATCGGTGCCACCGAGAACGCCATCGGCTTCTCCACCGACCAGGCGGTCGCGGACACGGCGTCGTTGATCAACAAGGTCGTCGGCGGCCCGGTGCGTGTCGTCGGGGTGTCGATGGGGTCGTTCATCGCGCAGGAACTCATGGTCGCCCGGCCCGAGCTGGTGTCCTCCGCGGTGCTGATGGCCACGCGCGGCCGCGAGGACCGGGCCCGCAAATTCTTCCGCGAGGCCGAGCGGGCGCTGCTCGCCGCCGGCATCGAGCTGCCCCCCGAGGTGGACGCGAAAAACCGTCTGCTCGAGAACTTTTCACCCAAGACCCTGAACGACGACCGCGCCGTCCAGGACTGGATCGAGATGTTCACCATGTGGCCGACGAAGCCCACTCCGGGACTGCGCGCGCAACTGGCCGTCGCGCCCGAGACCAACCGGCTGCCGGCCTACCAGCAGATCGCGGTGCCCGTGCAGGTGATCGGGTTCGCCGACGACGTCGTGCTGCCGCCGCACCTGTCGAAAGAGGTCGCCGACGCGATCCCGCTGGGCCGCTACCTGGAAATCCCCGACGCCGGGCACCTCGGCTTCATCGAGCGTCCCGATGCGGTGAACGCCGCGATGTTGGAATTCTTCGCTGCCAACCCGGTGTGA
- a CDS encoding DJ-1/PfpI family protein, producing MQVAIVLYPGFTALDFIGPYESLRWLPDTEVRFVWHEPGPIVADSGVLLVGATHSFDETPSPDIILIPGGFSTMEHARDEKLLQWLRRAHETTTWTASVCSGSVILGASGLLKGKRATSHWAAVQLLRTFGVEPVTDERIVQSADRIVTCAGVSAGIDLGLWLAAQIGGEDKAKAIQLSMEYDPQPPFDSGHMSKASAATKASATALMSRELLKPTALKATTALLWDQALKKVRTRR from the coding sequence ATGCAAGTTGCCATCGTCCTGTACCCGGGGTTCACGGCCCTCGACTTCATCGGGCCGTACGAGTCGTTGCGCTGGCTGCCCGACACCGAGGTCCGTTTCGTCTGGCACGAGCCGGGCCCGATCGTCGCCGACTCCGGGGTGCTGCTGGTGGGCGCCACCCACTCGTTCGACGAGACCCCGTCGCCCGACATCATCCTGATCCCGGGCGGGTTCAGCACCATGGAGCACGCGCGCGACGAGAAGCTGCTGCAGTGGCTGCGCCGCGCCCACGAGACCACCACGTGGACGGCGTCGGTGTGTTCGGGCTCGGTGATCCTGGGCGCCTCCGGACTGCTGAAGGGCAAGCGCGCGACGTCGCACTGGGCGGCCGTGCAACTGCTGCGCACGTTCGGCGTCGAACCCGTCACCGACGAGCGCATCGTGCAGTCGGCCGACCGCATCGTCACGTGCGCGGGTGTCTCGGCCGGCATCGACCTCGGTCTGTGGCTGGCCGCGCAGATCGGCGGCGAGGACAAGGCCAAGGCCATCCAGCTGTCCATGGAGTACGACCCGCAGCCCCCGTTCGACTCCGGCCACATGTCGAAGGCCTCGGCCGCCACCAAGGCCAGTGCGACGGCCCTGATGTCCCGCGAGCTGCTCAAGCCGACGGCCCTCAAGGCCACCACGGCGCTGCTGTGGGACCAGGCCCTCAAAAAGGTCCGAACCCGCCGCTGA
- a CDS encoding heavy-metal-associated domain-containing protein: protein MTLTDVTEPRTGAPTTGAIYLDITGMSCGMCSRRVQKALNKIDGVHASVSFATKTATVETDRDISPADLCDAVVAVGYGAAPRADAPAVDSSAPGPLQRLVGGLFGRA, encoded by the coding sequence ATGACCTTGACGGATGTGACCGAACCCCGGACCGGGGCACCGACCACCGGTGCCATCTATCTCGACATCACCGGAATGTCGTGCGGCATGTGTTCCCGGCGGGTGCAGAAGGCCCTCAACAAGATCGACGGCGTGCACGCATCGGTCAGCTTCGCCACCAAGACCGCCACCGTCGAGACCGACCGTGACATCAGCCCGGCCGATCTGTGCGACGCCGTGGTGGCAGTGGGCTACGGCGCCGCACCGCGCGCTGACGCGCCCGCGGTGGACAGCTCGGCCCCGGGTCCGCTGCAGCGGCTCGTCGGCGGCCTGTTCGGCCGGGCGTGA
- a CDS encoding glycosyltransferase family 1 protein gives MRVAIVAESFLPNVNGVTNSVLRVLEHLHRNGHEALVIAPDTPRGEKPADTFHGDVPVHRIPSRMFPKVTSLPLGVPRPRMVRVLRDFRPDIVHLASPALLGYGGLHAARFLGIPTVAVFQTDIAGFAQSYGVGMMTKTAWAWNRHLHSRADRTLAPSSATMEDLVTHRIPRVYKWGRGVDVTGFAPSARSAALRAQWSPEGKPVVGFVGRLAPEKHVERLAALAGRDDLQLVVVGEGIDQPKLEKLLPTAVFTGALYGRELATAYASMDVFVHPGEHETFCQAVQEAMASGLPVIAPDAGGPRDLVTPMHTGLLLPVADFEGSLPAAVDHLLAERSRYSLAARRSVLGRTWPAVCDELLGHYAAVLGERRALAA, from the coding sequence GTGCGAGTTGCGATCGTGGCGGAGTCCTTTCTCCCGAATGTCAACGGCGTCACCAATTCGGTGCTCCGGGTGCTGGAGCACCTCCACCGGAACGGCCACGAGGCGCTGGTGATCGCGCCGGACACACCGCGGGGCGAAAAGCCCGCAGACACTTTTCACGGCGATGTGCCCGTGCATCGCATCCCGTCCCGCATGTTCCCGAAGGTGACGTCGTTGCCGCTGGGTGTGCCGCGGCCGCGAATGGTGCGGGTACTGCGCGACTTTCGGCCCGACATCGTGCACCTGGCCTCGCCGGCGCTGCTGGGCTACGGCGGCCTGCACGCCGCGCGCTTCCTCGGCATCCCGACCGTCGCGGTGTTCCAGACCGACATCGCCGGTTTCGCGCAGAGCTACGGCGTCGGCATGATGACGAAGACCGCGTGGGCCTGGAACCGGCACCTGCACTCGCGCGCCGACCGGACCCTCGCGCCGTCCAGCGCGACGATGGAAGACCTTGTCACCCATCGGATTCCGCGCGTGTACAAGTGGGGCCGCGGCGTCGACGTCACCGGTTTCGCACCGTCGGCGCGCAGTGCCGCGCTGCGGGCGCAGTGGTCGCCCGAGGGTAAGCCGGTGGTGGGTTTCGTCGGCCGGCTGGCGCCGGAGAAGCACGTCGAACGGCTGGCCGCGCTGGCCGGCCGTGACGATCTGCAGCTCGTGGTCGTCGGCGAGGGTATCGATCAACCCAAGCTCGAAAAGCTGCTGCCGACAGCGGTTTTCACGGGCGCGCTGTACGGGCGGGAACTGGCCACGGCATACGCCAGCATGGACGTGTTCGTGCACCCGGGGGAGCACGAGACGTTCTGTCAGGCGGTGCAGGAGGCCATGGCGTCAGGTCTGCCGGTCATCGCGCCGGATGCCGGTGGCCCGCGTGATCTGGTGACACCCATGCACACCGGATTGCTCTTGCCGGTAGCGGATTTCGAGGGGTCGCTGCCGGCCGCGGTCGACCACCTGCTGGCCGAGCGGTCCCGCTACTCGCTCGCCGCCCGCCGCAGCGTGCTCGGCCGCACCTGGCCCGCCGTGTGCGACGAACTGCTCGGCCACTACGCCGCCGTCCTCGGCGAGCGTCGCGCCCTCGCTGCCTGA
- a CDS encoding DUF3592 domain-containing protein, which translates to MIPEPLRCRLNTLWDNLILRVFGDGKETRSQRVIRRIRIGIVIMGCLVTLQSVLLVLGAWRNDQQIEHNMGTAAAEVLSAGPRRSTIEFVTPDRVTYRPELGVLYPSELETGMRIYVEYDRSNPDLVRVQNRNASLAVIPAGSIAVVGWLVAGALLWIVTLVQRRLG; encoded by the coding sequence GTGATCCCCGAACCCCTGCGCTGCAGGTTGAACACGTTGTGGGACAACCTGATTCTGCGGGTCTTCGGTGACGGCAAGGAGACCCGGTCGCAGCGCGTCATCCGCCGGATCCGGATCGGGATCGTGATCATGGGCTGCCTGGTGACCCTGCAGTCGGTGCTGCTGGTGCTCGGCGCGTGGCGCAACGACCAGCAGATCGAGCACAACATGGGCACGGCGGCCGCGGAGGTGCTCTCGGCGGGTCCGCGACGCTCCACCATCGAGTTCGTGACGCCCGACCGCGTCACCTACCGGCCCGAGCTGGGGGTGCTGTACCCGTCCGAGCTGGAGACCGGGATGCGCATCTACGTCGAGTACGACCGCAGCAACCCGGACCTGGTCCGGGTGCAGAACCGCAACGCGTCGCTGGCCGTCATCCCGGCCGGGTCGATCGCCGTGGTGGGCTGGTTGGTCGCCGGTGCGCTGCTCTGGATCGTGACGCTCGTGCAGCGCCGGCTGGGTTAG